From the Paenibacillus sp. R14(2021) genome, the window GCAGTTTGTCTCCGAAGGAGCGCTTGAACGCCTCGTATTCTTTCATAACGGCTGCCGCTTCGGGAACATCGCAGGGTGTCTCCTCCCATTTGTGCACGGGAACGAGCTTATTCTTGTTATAGCTGATGTAGGTCGTCAGTTCTTCCATCTGATCCTCGGTCAGGTTGTCGCCTCGCAGCTTCCGGTAGATGTCCCGCAGAATCAGCTTCTTGTGCAGCGGGAGCTCTTCCTCCTCCTGCTGCTCCACTTCGCCCTCGATGATTTGAAACGCGATACGGGAACGCCGCAAATGATCGCGCATGACCTCGAACGCGAAGCTGTGTATGGTCGAGAAATTGACGCTGCCTTCGGGATGATCCGGGAAGAACCGGCTGAACCGATCCTTCATGTCCTGCGCCGATGCTCTGCTGAACGTGACGGCTTTAATCCGCGAGGGATGGACGCCCTTCACTTCCACGAGATAGCCGATCCGCATAATGATCGTCGTCGTCTTCCCCGAACCCGGCGATGCGAGCAGCAGAAGCGCGCCTTCCGTATGCTTCACCGCTTGCTTCTGTATCGCATTGAGCGCCACGCCAAGCTCGGCCTGCTTTCGGGCGAAAAAATCCATTGTTGCCATTGTCGCTCCAGGCACCTTTCTATCCGTATACTCAAACTGCAAAAAACGAAAATCCTTCTCCGGCAAAGCGAGAAGGATTCCGATCCGATAATAGGCTTCACTACCAGTATCGCAAGAATGAGCCGCCCGGCGCAACCGTTAATTTTTGCGCTGCACGCCCTGTCCCTTATTCCGCAGCTTGGCAATCCCGAGCAGCACCATCGGCATACCGAGCATGAAGAACGGCAATAGGAACGGCATTCCGAGCTTCTGCGGAAACTCCACCGAGCTCTGAACGAAATTCCGCGGGAGCAAGGAGGTCAGCAGAGCAAGAGGAGCGATCATCCACGACATGCGGCGCCAGCGCTTGATCTTCAGCCACTGGGCCGTTCCGTACGTGCTGATGAAATAATAAAGTGACACCTTGAGAAACACGCTTACGATCCAGATTGCGATGACAAGCGAGTCGAGGTTCTGAATAAAGTCGAAATACGTCACGTAACGGACTAGATGAAAGAACGGATAGGTCAGGCATTCGCCTGTTCCGACGCCAAGCACGGTAATGATGAGGAACGTGGACATGCAGGTGAGAAACGCCGCCGCGCCTACGCCAAGCATCGCATACTTCGTTCCGCAGCCGGGTTTATTCACGAACGCATACAGCATAACGAGCATGACGCAGTCGCCGAGGAAAGTCGTTGTCGGGAGCGCCCCCGTAAGCAGCTTTCCTATGCCGGAGTCCACGTACATAGGCAAGAGCTCTATTAATTTCATATCCTTCATCGCCATAATAAGCGGGATAAGAATACCGAGCAGAATAAATGGGCCGAAGAGCTCGCTGCATCTGGCGATTACCTCGATGCCCGTATGCGTGACATACATCGCGACCAGCAGCATGGCTATAATGGGAATCAGCAATGGCGTATGCGGCAAAATGGTACCCAGCACAAAATCCGCATACTGCCTTAGGATGATGGCTAAGAGGCTGTACCAGTATAGGAGGTACAGGCCGATCAGCGCATTGCCTGCCCATTTGCCCGCAATGGCCACCACATATTCCACGAACGTCTCCTTCGGAAAACGTAGACTAAGCCGCGAGCAAACAAAGGCGATCCAAACTCCGATGATGCCGGCAATGAACGTCGAAATCCAGGCATCCTGCTTCACAACATGCAGCGTGGGGTTGATGGTGAGCAGAATCGTCATGCCGGCTTGCATGACGGACATGAGCCAGAACAGCTGTTTACCGCCGAAGCGCATGTCCTTCATGGATGGCTCGTCCCGCCGTGAATCAGGAAATCGCCAATCGGCGTCATCAGCGTGTCCACCAGCTCCGTAAGTCCCGGCAAGCGGGGGAAGATCATCAACAGCGAGGCGAGCAGCCAGCACAGCGCCAGAAGGGACCAGAAGGCGCTCCGCTCCTTCGCGGGGGCGTGACGTATCCAGCGCAGCTGCACGATCGTCACCAGCAAGCTTATCGTCATTAATGCAGGAATCGCTCTCCATGTCATGATTTCGGGCTCCTCTCTTTCTCCGGCCTGCTCGCCCTGACATTAGCCAGACCGGGACGAAGCAGCACGGCTTCCGGCTTGGTAATGACTTCAACCTTCGGAAACAGCTCGTCCCATTGCGACTGCATGCGATGCCATTCTTTGGGATACGCTCTGTGGAAGACGCCGGCGAAATTGAAAATATCCGCCTTCAGCTTCCCCTGCGCTTGAGCGAGCGCCATATCGATCCGATCCTTGATGTCCTTCTCCAGTGCCTTCTCCACGATTGTGATCGATTTGGGTTCGATCGTCAGATTGGCTGCCGTCGAATTCTCAACCGCATCGTTCTCCGTATGGATCCGGGCGGTAATTTGCCATTTCCCGTTCTGAATACGTGCCTTCAGCTTCGTGCGACTCTTGATCAGCCGTACGGATACGATGCCTTGTTCGTCCTTAGGCTCGACTGTAATGACCGCATTCTTGATTTCATTCTGAAGCCAAAGCACGCCCCTTGTCGTCGTCTCATCAATGACGCCGACCATCTTATCTCCTTTAAAAACGGCCGTGCCATTCTCGAAATGCACGCTCGTATCCGGGTTGCCCTTGGTATGGGGAGCCTGCCGGCTAATCCAGGGAAGAACCGCAGCGCCTGAACCACTTGTAATCATCTGGGATAGATCCGCCAGCGTCACGCTCACGGATACCTTGTTTTTGGCAATTTCCCGCAGTGCCTCAGATGTATCGCGCTCCAAGACCGACCGCAGCTCCAACGCTTGTCTCGCTTTGCCGTGGCTGACGTATATGTAGGCGCGTTCCCTCGGCTGCGGCGCTCGCATCAAGTAATCCACTTCGTCTTGAATGCCATGCCTGGCCGCCGCTTCGCTGAAAATAAAGATTTCGGCATGCCCCCAGAACAATTTGCGGGACATCCGCTCCTGCAGATGCGAGAACGCATCGGCAAGGTTCTCTCCCTTCGCTGAATTCACAAACGTATTGGTGGAGCCCGTTCCGCCCTGGCTGCCCATGCTCATTCCGCCTCCGCCTCCGCCAGCGGCCCGAGGTACGAAGATTTGCACTGATAATTCAACCGTCTTGGCATTCACCTGGTCAACGCTCGCGCCTGTAATCAGTGCCAAATCATTAATTTCGATACGATCCCAGCAGCCAGTCAGAGGAAGAACGAGCATACAGCAGGTGACGGCAGTGCCAAGCTTACGCATTCGGCTTGTGTTCATGCTTCCCTCCTCCTTTCAGCACGGCAATCCACAAGAGCAGCATCGGAATCAGGACTTGAAAGAATAGCGAGAATAGCGGCAGGCTTGTGCCGAGCAAATGCTTGAGCACTTCAAAATTCGGCGCTGCCCAAATGGAAAACAACACCATAAGCAGGCCGACCGGAAAGACGAGCACGCGGTAATCAGGCACCTTCAGCCACTGGGCTGTGCCGAGAACCGCCAGGTAATAAACGACGGTTACTTTAATGAAGATCGCAACGAGCCAAATCGCCATGAGAATCGATTCGATGTGCTCGATGAATTCGGACAGCGAGATGTAACGAACCGCCGTCAAGAAAGCATAACTAAGTCCTTTGTTCATCTCTCCGAACAGAAATAGGATCGAGAGGTTAATGGAAAGCATGGTAAGCACAACCGAAGCGACGCTGATCATGCACCATTTAAGCACCTTCGCAGGCTCTGCTTTGACATAGGGGAGAAACAGCGCAATGACGAAGAACTGCGAATACCAGGACGACGGCACGATCGAGCCTCTAAGCGCGGGCAAAGGCCCGTACTCCAGAATCGGCAGCATTTCCTTCACATGCATATCAGGCGCCATGATGACCAGCATGAGGAAGATAAGGAAGATCGCCATCGGAATAAGCAATTGTGCGACGCGCACCCATACCTCGAGCCCTTGGAAAGTCGCGTAGGCACAGACGGCGATTAAGCATACGATGATGAAAATCATCGGCGTCTCCAGCAGAAACGTGCCCACGATAAACTCGCCGTACTCCCGGACGATGATGCCATTGGAATACAGGAAGTTGATTAAATACATGAGCGTGACCGTTTTGCCAAGATACGTGCCTAGAATAGCATCCGTATATTGGATGAAGGTCTGCTTCGGAAACCGCACATGCAGGCGGTAGCAGACATACACGATCCAGAAGCCGGTGACCGACGACAAAATCGGCGTCATCCACATGTCACGTCCCGCGGTGATCATTGTAATTGTCGGGACGCTTAGCGAGACGGTTGCCAATATGAACGGTTGCAGGAATATCGCTAGCTGAATGGGGGAAATTCGGCCTTTTTCAATCATGCGGAATCATTCCCTTGGGGGGGCTCTGGTTTCTGATTCGGCCCCTGCCGATTCGGATTGCTCACGCTTCCCGTCAGATGCGGGCGCTTGTTCAGCAGCCAGAGTGGCGAACGGAGAAGCACGTCCCGCATCTCGCTGCCTCTCATCGGTGCAAGCGGCTGCATGTACGGCACGCCTAGCGAACGGAGGGAGCACAGATGAATGACGATCACGATGACCCCGAGCATTAAGCCAAGCAGCCCCAGCATGCCCGAGAGAAACATAATTGGAAACCGAAGCATACGGATCGCGATGCCGCTGCTGTATTGCGGCATCATGAAAGAGGCGATCCCCGTAATCGCCACGACCATGACCATCGGCGCGGATACGAGACCAGCCGATGTCGCCGCTTGTCCGATCACAAGCGCGCCGACGATGCTGACGGCAGCACCGACCTGCTTCGGCAGGCGCACGCCCGCTTCGCGGAGCGCTTCGAAGGAAATCTCCATCAGGAGCGCCTCGACGAGGGCCGGGAACGGGATGTCTTCCCGAGACCTCGCTATGCTGAGGAGCAGCGAGGTCGGCACCATCTCCTGATGGTACGTAAGAATCGCCACATAAAGTGAAGGCAGCACGAGCGTCATGATGAAAAAGAAATAGCGAAGCCAACGGATCAGCGTACTGATGAAGAAGCGCTGATAGTAGTCTTCGGGCGACTGCAGCATCGCGAACAGCGTCGTTGGCGCTATGAGGGCAAACGGTGTACCGTCTATCAGCACTGATACCCTGCCCTCAAGCAGCGCGGCGCTGACGACATCAGGCCGTTCCGTCACTTGTAATTGAGGAAAGGGCGAGAATGGATTGTCCTCAATCAAGCCCTCTATATAACCGCTCTCCAGGATGCCGTCGATATTTATGCCTTTGATGCGCAATTGCGTCTCGGCGACCAGCGATTCCGCCGCGACGCCTTCAATATATACGATGAGCACTTCCGTACGGGTAAGCGTACCCACGAAGTAGGATTGGATTTTGAGCGAAGGCGTCTTGATCTTGCGGCGCAGCATCGACGTATTGACGCTGACCGATTCGGTGAAGCCCTCCCGTGGGCCGCGTACCACTGATTCCGCCGCGGGCTCCTCGATAGCTCTTTTCTCCCATTTGGCGATTCCCATCGCAAAGCAGCGGGTCAATCCGTCTATGAAGAGGAGAATACAGCCGCCGCCGATACGAAACAGCGTCTCGTCGATCGTATCGACGACCTCCAAATTGGAAATCGTCAGCACCGATGCCAGCACGTCCTCCGCATTGCCGTCGTTCATTTGAAACGGCTGCTTGACCAGCGCGCTGATGACGTGCAAATCCAGCACTTCCACGTTGACCAAGCCGTCAATGAACAGGACGAATGCTTTGGTCGATTGGCCGATGAAAATTTTCCGAAATTTAACGTCCCTGGCATTGGCATAAATGCCTGTCAGGCGTTCGTAATTGTCATCCAGTACGGCGGAAATGGATTGCGGGTTCGACGTGACGTCCATAGGCAGACTCCTTGTATGTACTAGTCCTAATTTTTCCATAATCGAGGCAAGGTAAACACCCTCCGAAAATTGGAGAGCATTCCGCCTCGTGCCGTCACAAAATGTTGTGGGAATTGCGCGTGATTTTTGTTACAATTATTGAAAATTTGTTGAAGGGGATCGTTATGGACTACATCAGCACACGAGGTAAGATCGAACCTGTCGGCTTTGTCGACGCCGTCCTTATGGGACTGGCTGATGACGGAGGCTTGCTCGTTCCGAAGCAAATTCCGCAGTTGTCTCCTGATACGCTTCATGCCTGGCAGCAGCTCTCCTATCCGGAGCTCGCGCTTGAGCTGTTCTCGCTCTACATCGACGGTGAAATCCCGCGCGATGACCTGAAGAAGCTCGTCGATGACAGCTACGGCACGTTCCGCGACGACGAAGTCACGCCGGTGCGCCGTGTAAGCAACAGCCTGCACATCCTGGAGCTATTCCACGGCCCGACGTTCGCGTTCAAGGATATCGCCCTTCAATTTCTCGGCAACCTCTACTCTTATATCTCGCAGAAGCACAATTCGACGATTCATATTCTCGGCGCAACCTCCGGCGATACAGGCGCATCCGCCATCGAAGGCGTGCGCGGTAAAGAAGGCATCCGCATCTGCATTCTTCATCCGCACGGCAAGGTAAGCAAGGTGCAGGAGCTGCAGATGACCACGGTCGACGACGCAAACGTGCTTAATCTAGCCGTTGACGGCAATTTCGACGATTGCCAACGGATCATCAAGGAATTGTTCGCGGACGTTGCGTTCAAGCAGCGCTACCATCTGCGCGCGATCAACTCCATCAACATCGCCCGAATTCTGGCGCAGACGGTTTATTACTTCTATGCCTACTTCCAGCTTGCCAAGCAGGGCCAAGGCGAGAAGGTTAACTTCAGCGTGCCGACCGGCAACTTCGGCGATATCTTCGCAGGCTATATGGCCAAGCGGATGGGACTGCCGATTCACAAGCTGATTCTGGCGACGAACGAGAACAACATCCTGGAGCGCTTCGTGACAGAAGGCGTGTATCAGCCCGGCGAATTCCGCGGCACGCACAGCCCGTCGATGGACATCCAGGTCGCGAGCAATTTCGAGCGCTACCTGTATTATTTGAACGGCGAAGATGCCGGCACCGTATCTGCGCTGATGAGCGACTTCAAGCGTGATGGACGGATCGTCATTGCCGGTGAGGCGCTCAAGCAAGTTCAAACCGATTTTGAAGCCTACGGCGTTCAGAACGACGAGTGTCTGAGCACGATCAGCAGCTATTATTCGGATTACAGCTATTTGCTGGATCCGCACACGGCTTGCGGCGTCGCCGCGGCACAAAGATATACGGCGGACGACGAAGTGACGGTCGCATTATCGACCGCGCACCCGGCCAAGTTCGATGAGGCGATCCAACTCATTAACATTAAGCAGACGGCACCTTCGCAGATTCAGGCGCTGTCAGGCAAGCCTCAGTTCCAAACGCGCGTAGCGGGAACGAACGAAGCTGTGGCTGAGCAGCTGCTCGCGTTTTTCTAAATCGTGATACATCGAACATACAAACAGCTCCCGGCGGGATATCCGCTTGGGAGCTGTTCTTATTTTAATGCGCTTATGGGCAAAAAGAGACAGGCCGTGCAGCTTGGCTGCTCGGCCTGTTGTCTCTCTGATGATCCGCTATGAATAGCTGCCTACTTTACCCGATACTCGTCGAAATACCGCGGGATGATCGTTGTCGAAGCGCCGGGCTGCTGCGGCAGCACGTAGAAGCCGTCCTTCACCGTAGCCGGTTCTTCGAAAATATGGCGAATCCACGGGATGTACTCCAGCATGACCGCGCCTTGCGTAGCAGCTACGAGATGCTGATGGATTTGGCCCATATCGCCGACATGCGGGCACACCGGAAGGTCATGCGCCGCGGCAAGTCCCGCTACCTGCAGCCATTCCGTGATGCCGCCAACGCGGGTCACGTCGACCTGTACGTACTCGATGGCACCCTGCGCGATATAGTCGCGGAACGCGTATTTGTTGTACACATGCTCGCCGAGCGCGATCGGCACGTTCAACTCGTCCGCCAGCTTGCGGTGTCCCGCGATATCGTCCGGATTCAGCGGCTCTTCCAGCCAGATCAGATCGAATTGCTCCAGCTTCTTGCCCCATGTCATCGCGGTCGTAATGTTCCACTGCTGGTTGACGTCGATCATGAGGCCGATATCGTCGCCGATCGCGCGGCGCACGGCCTGCACGCGGTCGAAGTCTTCGCGCGGGTCGGGCTTGCCGACCTTCATCTTCACGGCCGTGAAGCCGGAGTCCAGGATGGCGCCCATGTCCGAGATCAAGCGCTCCTTGCTCCAGTTCAGCCAGCCGCCGTTCGTGTTGTACGCTTTAATGCCGTTCGGCTTATGTCCGCCCAGGTACTGCCAGAGCGGCTTGTTTGCCGCCTTGGACATGATGTCCCACAGCGCGATATCGACGGCTGCGAGCGCCATATGCGTGACGCCCGCGCGGCCGATCCAGTGCATCGGACCGAAGCGCAGCTCGTCCCAGATTTGTTTGACCATGAACGGATCCTTGCCGATGAGAGCCGGCGCATAATAGCGGTCGATCGTATCGGCGATCATCTCGTCGCCTTTGGCGCATGTTCCGGTATAGCCGTAGCCCGTGAAGCCCTCGTCCGTCTCAATCCGGACGCCCGTCACTCCCCAATGGGTCGCGGCGTTAATAGCATCGGTGATGGGCGGCGTGATTGGTACATGCAGGATGAAGCTTTTTGCGCTCGTGATTTTCATGGTCGTTCCTCCAAGTCGATGAATGAGATGAATAGAATTAATAGCCGAGCGAGGCGCCTCCGTCTACCGGCAATGCAACGCCTGTTACAAAATGGGACAAGCTGCTGCCGAGGAACAACGCGGCATCCGCGATTTCTTCCGGCTTAGCCGACCTGCCGAGCGGGTACATGTCGTTCAAGCTTTGGCGAGTTGCCTGCGGATCGTGCTGCTCGCCGATCCATTTCTCCAGCAGCGGCGTTGATACGCCGGCCGGACAGATGCAATTGACTCCAACGCCGTCAGCCGCATAGTCTAGCGCAAGTGACTTCGTCATGGCGACGATCGCGCCTTTCGTCGATGCGTAAGCCGCGTTCTGCTTCTGGCCGATCAAGCCGTTTAAGGACGCCAGGAGCGAACCTCGCTCTCGTTCGAGACGTCCACGCGGTATGCGGTTGCTGACCCCGCGCCGTATGCAGCGTTGATGTCTTCCGCTGTTCGCAGCGAGTTCCGCTCGTCGATATCCGCCAGCATGACGATTCCGCCTTCTTCCGCGAAACGTTTCGCGGTCACCTCTCCGATGCCGGAACCGCCGCCGGTAATGACACAAATTTTCCCATGCAGAAGCATGCTACCTGCACCTGTCCTTACGAAATTTAGCTGTTCTGAAAAAGATAAATCGTGTATGATTCAAATAATATCATACACGATTTATAAGTCAATAGAACCGCGCAAATGATTATGCAAACGATTCGCGCAGTCTTTTATGAGCATTTTGCAAGTGAACCCGCATCGCTTCGACAGCTCTTTCCGTATCCTCGTCAAGCAGTGCCTGCACGATTGCCTCATGCTCGGTTCGTTCGGCTGGAAGCTCGATTTTGTAGTGATGCACGTTTAAATACCGATAGATTCGTTCAATTAACGAGGTCACGAGGCGCAGCAAGTTCATGTTGTCCGCATAAGCTAGCAATGTGCCATGCAGCCCTTCATTCATGCGCAGCATTCTGCCTTCCTCCTCGTTCGCCGCGGATACTTCAGGCGGCTGGGCCAGCTCTTCCAAGATCTTGTGCAGGACCGGCTTCGGCAGACGCGGCGCCGCATTCCGGATCGACAGCTCCTCAAGCGACTTGCGAATCTCGAAGATTTCGTCAATGTCCTTCAAGTTCATCTCCGCAACGAACATGCCTTTGAACGGAACGACGGTTACGAACCCTTCCGAGGAGAGACGAAACAGCGCTTCCCGGATCGGAATATTGCTGACGCCGAGATCGCGTGCCAGTTTATCGATGTTGATGCGATCGCCGGCAGCCATATCGTGCGTGATGATTTTTTGCTTTAACAAGACATGCAGCTCGTCGGTCAGCACGTAACGGCTTAATTGATTTTTAGGCATAAGGTCCACCTTGTCGTTTGACTTTAGCGTTAATTATAGCATCTATCGGGCTTGATAAAAACTAAACGAGGAGAATGACTCCGCTGCTTGTCATTCATCCTCGCCGCAGGTAATGCCATACCGAACAGTATGCAGAGCTCTATTGTTCTATTCAGCTTGCCGACTACGCTTCATGCCACAGCCGCTCTAAGTTACGCAGCCCAATCGCCGTCGCCGAGGCGCTTTCTTCCAAGCCTTCGAATTCCAGCGTCAAGTACCCGTCATAACCGGACTGCTTCACAAGCTTCAGCAGGCTGCGCACAGGCAGATCGCCTTGGCCGAATATGGCGCCGCGCAGATAGTTTCCATTCACGGTGCGAAACCATTGGCCTTCGCCGGGGTCCTGATCGAACGGACGGTAATAGAAATCCTTGACGTGAATGATCGACGCGTAAGGGAGATTTTTGGCCGTGCCGACCATAGGCGACTCGTCCACGCATAGAAAATTGCCGATATCGAGTACCGTCTTGAAATTGCGGCGGCCGACCTCCTCCAATACATGCTGAACCCGGTCGCTGTGCTGTACGCCCCAGCCATGGTTTTCGATGTTCGTCGTGATGCCGAATTGATCGGCATAGTCCGCGATCCGCTTGCTGCCTTCCGCGATTTGCGCAAGATTCCTGTGGAAATGGGCAATGCTCGCTTGCTCGTGCGGGATCGTGAACAGCACGACATCATGCCGCATGGACCGAATACCCATGCGCTGGAGCAGGTCGACATGCTGCTTCAACCGATCAATCTCGGCTTCAAAATCCGCTGCCGTTTCATGAACAAAATTTGCCGGGAGCGCATAATTCGAAAGCGCGAGCCCTAACTCGTGGGCCTTGCGGCGGACTTGTTCCGCCAGCTCCGCATCATCAACCAACGAATAACCGTAAGGAACAAGCTCAACATGCGCGCAGCCCTGCGCTTTCGCCCATTCCAGAACGTCGATTACGCTCATGTCTTTGCTGCGCAGCTTGTCCACCAAACAATACGTGCTTATGCCGATTTTCATGTACCTTCGCTCCATTCAGGTTGATCGACTGCGTGACTTTCAGCAGGCTACTCCTTCAACTTCGCCTTTCGCTGCCCCAGTTCCTCCCGCCAGCGCGCAATAAAGCGGTTCTGTTCGACCAACTCACTCAAAACAGTGATCGATGCCTCTCGAGAACCTTGCATCCATAACAAATCGCTCTTCAGCTTCCGATACCAAATCTGCTCCGGATATAGGGAAAGCGCCTTCTCGTTCTCGCTGACCGCAACCTCCAAATAACGCCGATCGCGGCTGCTTTCATATTCGCGCAGATACAATCTGGCGATGCGGTCATGAATGCGATCGGAGAAAATCGCTGCAGACGCGCTCCGGTTCAACAGATGAATGGCATCCGCTTTGCGATTCTCCGCAATCGCCCGCTCGGCGGACAGCTGGAGCTGTTCGGATGTCAGCAGGAAGGCCGCGATGATCAGCATTCCCGCTGCAATCAGGCTAACGATGCCCTTTACGGTAAATGAAGCGCCTGATTTGACTACAGTCGCTGCGGCTGAAGAAGGAGACGCTCCCAGAATGAACAATAGACCAAGTAGATAAGGAAACGATAACGAGAAGTCGACCAGGCTGTGCAAGAGCAGCGCGCAGCACGCCAGCAGGCGAAGCTGATCGTACTTCGCTTCAATGCCTACCTTATGCTTGGCAGCGGCGAAACCTCGTATGACTAGCCAGACACAAGCCGCTGCGAAGATTAGGAAACCACTAATCCCAACTTCAACCATGAGCTGCAAAGGCTGACTATGAATATACGCTGTGAAATACGAGGCCGATTGATATTGGTATTGCAAATAATTCCACGCACCGGCTCCAAAGCCCCAAACCGGCGAGTCTGCAACCATTGACCAAGCATCCCGGTAGTAGTCGAGCCGTGTGAAGCCCTCGCCCGTACGGGACCCGATCGTGCTCCAGCGCTCGATAATGCCGGGGCCAAAGTACAGGGCAAGGAACACGACTACGAGCCCCGCCGCGAGGAGCGTCAACCTGGCATAACGCGATGATAGCGTCAAGTCCGATAGTCGGAAACCGAGAACGAAAACAGCCAGAACAGGCAGCATCAGGAGCGCGGAACCATCGAATGCCCCTGCCACGGCTAAGCCCATTGCGGCATTGGCGAAGGAACGAAGCCACAGCAAGCGGATGCTGCCCCTGCTCCAGAAGAACATCATCGCGAACGCGGCAAAGCTCAGCGCGAGCACTGTCCGAGATTCGGTCAAATAGATACCGGCGGTGCACAGGAAAATCGGGATCTGGAGCCATTTGGAGCCGGATACGCCTCTTACGGATAAAGCAACAGACATGATGATGCCGATCAGCAGCAGAATGGCATAGCCGTTGGCATAATCAATAAAACCCGCCAGACGGCCGTCGACGTATCGATTAGCTGCCGCTCCAATCGGTACGGACAAGCCCGTGAGCCACACCCAAGCTGTCCAAATCCGTTGCATCGGCTGCGAGGCCGCTGAGCGTGCGATTACATAGAGGGGGATGAGCATAGCCGTTCTGAGCAAGCCGTTTAACGCTTCGTAACGATCATTACCGTAGGCGATACTCGCCGCGTACATCGCCGTTAGCGCCAGCAGGAGGTACACGATCATATCCTGCTGCAGCCCTCTGCGGAGCAAGTGCAATATAAAGCCTAGTGAGACCACAATAGTAGCTATAGTAAATTCGGTCTCAAAGATGAATCCCCGGAAAAAAGGACCGCAAAGCATAAAAAGCATGAGTGTGATTGTTCCGACATGAAGCGTACGGACGGTGGAGTCCTTTACCATGGCTGTATCATCCATTTCTAGTTCGAGAATACGGGAAGAGACCCGATTGCTCGGGTCCCTGTCTTCT encodes:
- a CDS encoding SDR family NAD(P)-dependent oxidoreductase → MLLHGKICVITGGGSGIGEVTAKRFAEEGGIVMLADIDERNSLRTAEDINAAYGAGSATAYRVDVSNESEVRSWRP
- a CDS encoding sugar phosphate isomerase/epimerase; its protein translation is MKIGISTYCLVDKLRSKDMSVIDVLEWAKAQGCAHVELVPYGYSLVDDAELAEQVRRKAHELGLALSNYALPANFVHETAADFEAEIDRLKQHVDLLQRMGIRSMRHDVVLFTIPHEQASIAHFHRNLAQIAEGSKRIADYADQFGITTNIENHGWGVQHSDRVQHVLEEVGRRNFKTVLDIGNFLCVDESPMVGTAKNLPYASIIHVKDFYYRPFDQDPGEGQWFRTVNGNYLRGAIFGQGDLPVRSLLKLVKQSGYDGYLTLEFEGLEESASATAIGLRNLERLWHEA
- a CDS encoding O-antigen ligase — translated: MIVYLLLALTAMYAASIAYGNDRYEALNGLLRTAMLIPLYVIARSAASQPMQRIWTAWVWLTGLSVPIGAAANRYVDGRLAGFIDYANGYAILLLIGIIMSVALSVRGVSGSKWLQIPIFLCTAGIYLTESRTVLALSFAAFAMMFFWSRGSIRLLWLRSFANAAMGLAVAGAFDGSALLMLPVLAVFVLGFRLSDLTLSSRYARLTLLAAGLVVVFLALYFGPGIIERWSTIGSRTGEGFTRLDYYRDAWSMVADSPVWGFGAGAWNYLQYQYQSASYFTAYIHSQPLQLMVEVGISGFLIFAAACVWLVIRGFAAAKHKVGIEAKYDQLRLLACCALLLHSLVDFSLSFPYLLGLLFILGASPSSAAATVVKSGASFTVKGIVSLIAAGMLIIAAFLLTSEQLQLSAERAIAENRKADAIHLLNRSASAAIFSDRIHDRIARLYLREYESSRDRRYLEVAVSENEKALSLYPEQIWYRKLKSDLLWMQGSREASITVLSELVEQNRFIARWREELGQRKAKLKE
- a CDS encoding GntR family transcriptional regulator, with product MPKNQLSRYVLTDELHVLLKQKIITHDMAAGDRINIDKLARDLGVSNIPIREALFRLSSEGFVTVVPFKGMFVAEMNLKDIDEIFEIRKSLEELSIRNAAPRLPKPVLHKILEELAQPPEVSAANEEEGRMLRMNEGLHGTLLAYADNMNLLRLVTSLIERIYRYLNVHHYKIELPAERTEHEAIVQALLDEDTERAVEAMRVHLQNAHKRLRESFA